Within the Clostridium scatologenes genome, the region AAGGCAGCTGCAGAAGTGTTATACATAGTTGCTAATGCCCTTTCTAAAATAGGATACGAGGAATTAAAAATTAGAGACATGTCTCAAGTGCTTTCAGATAATTTTAATCAAATTTCAGCAACCATGGAAGAATTATCAGCATCCTCAGTTAATGTTACTAATAATCAGCATACCTTAAGTGAAGAAATAGTTAATGTAAAAAGTATATCTGTAGAAATTAATACAATACTTGATTCAATAAAAAGTATAGCAGACCAAACAAAAATGCTTGGACTAAATGCAGCTATAGAAGCAGCTAGAGCTGGTGAAGTTGGAAGAGGTTTTGGTGTTGTTGCAACGGAAATAAGAAGTTTATCTCAAAACTCTAAAGAAACAGCTTTAAAAATATCAGAGCTTACAAACAAGATAGAGAATTCTGTAGATAAAACTATAGAATCATCTGGAGCTACATTAGAAACTACAGAGCAACAATCTGCTGCTATTCAAGAAGTTACTGCAAATTTACAGCAGGTTACAGAGCTTATAGATAAATTGAATAGGTTAGCAAATTCTCATAAATAAGAATAAATGATTGGTATGTAAAAAATGAGCATACCAATCATTTTATTTTGGTTAGAAATTTTTTTATAACAAATAATATAAATAAAAATTACAAGTAAATGTTTACAATTTGATTTTTATGAAAAATATGTATTTACTAACTTGATTTATATAAATAAATAGAATAAAATTTCAATAGAACTAATTAATACGGATTCGGAGGGAAGAAAATGTCAAGAAATTTAACTTTAGATTTAAGTAAAACTATGCCTTATTTGCAAGAACACGAAATACAAAGCTTACAAGCTTTTGTGAATTCAGCACATAAAATGCTCCATGAAGGAACTGGTGCTGGCAGTGATTTTTTAGGATGGGTAGATCTTCCTGTAAATTATGATAAAGAAGAATTTGAAAGAATAAAAAAAGCAGCTGAAAAAATTAAAAAGAATTCTGATGCTCTTATAGTTATAGGAATTGGTGGATCATATTTAGGTGCTAGAGCTGCAATAGAAATGCTTTCGCATACTTTTAGTACTAGTATATCAAAGGATAAGAGAAAAAGTCCTGCTATATTTTATGTGGGAAATAATATAAGTTCAACTTACATGGCTGATTTATTGGAAGCTATAGATGGTATGGATATATCTATAAATGTTATATCGAAATCAGGAACAACTACTGAGCCAGCTATAGCTTTTAGAATATTTAAAGATTTATTGGAGAAGAAATATGGCAAGGAAGAAGCTAGAGAGAGGATATTTGCTACTACTGATAAAGCAAAGGGAGCATTAAAAACTTTAGCTGATGTAGAGGGATATGAGACATTTGTGATTCCTGATAATGTGGGTGGCAGATTTTCTGTTTTAACTCCAGTAGGATTACTTCCAATAGCTGCAGCAGGAATAAATATAGATGAAATGCTGCAAGGAGCTGCTGATGCAAGAGAACAATATAGTTCATCAGATATAAATAAAAATATTGCATATAAGTATGCAGCTACTAGAAGTGCGTTATATGCAAAAGGTAAAACTACAGAGATGTTGGTGAATTTCGAACCTTGTTTACACTACTTCGGAGAATGGTGGAAACAATTATTTGGAGAAAGTGAAGGAAAAGATAACAAAGGAATATTCCCAGCAGCAGCAGATTTTTCAACAGATTTACATTCTATGGGACAATACATTCAAGAAGGTTTAAGAGTTTTAACAGAAACATTTATAAATATTGAAAAGCCAAGAAAAAATGTAATTATAGAGGAAAATAAGGATAATTTAGATGGATTAAACTTTCTAGCAAAGAAATCTATGGACTTTGTAAATCAGCAAGCATTTAGAGGAACTATTTTAGCACATAGTGACGGAAATGTTCCAGCCATGGTTGTAAATGTTCCAGAATTAACACCATATTATTTTGGAAATATGGTATATTTCTTTGAAAAAGCTTGTGGCATTAGTGGATATTTATTAGGAGTAAACCCATTTAATCAACCTGGTGTTGAAGCATATAAGAAAAATATGTTTGCTCTTCTTGGAAAACCAGGGTATGAAAATATGAAGGCTGAATTAGAGCAAAGACTTTAATTTACATGGTAAAAATAATGTGACACAATATTTTTAGAGGACAATTGTCCTCTGTCCTCTGAAAAGGTTGTGTCGCATTGTGATTAAATTGTAAATTTATAGTTCAATAAAAAAGGAGCACTATATGAGAATAATAGTAGATGCAGATGCATGTCCAGGAAGACATATTATTGAGAAAGCAGCAAAAGAAAATAGTATAGATGTAATTATGTATTGTGACATATCCCATGTAATAACTAGTGACTACAGCACTGTAAAATATGTAGATAAAGGATTTCAAAGTGTGGATGTAGCATTAACAAATGCTGCTAAAAAGTATGATATTATAGTTACACAGGATTATGGTGTGGCAGCTATGGCTCTTGGAAAGAAAGCCTATGCAATAAGTCCTAAAGGTTATATTTATGATGATAATAATATAGATAAGCTTTTGTTTGAAAGGCATATATCAGCTAAAGTAAGGCGGAATGGTGGAAAAACTTCAAATCCTAAAAAAAGAACAAAAATAGATGATGAAAGACTTTATAAAAATTTAATTAAATTAATAAAGGATAACTTAGAAGAAGGAACTTGGTAAACATAGCATTTATTAAGTTCCTTCTTGAATTTTAATCAAAAGGTTTAACATCATTCATATCCACATTATTTTGAGGTCCTTCAGGAAAAATAAGGCCATTAGTGGATTTTTCAATAATAGGATATCCTTCTTCAGATATACCAGTATCTATAGTGTCCTTCTTATAAGTGTAATTTGGATCATATTTACTTATTTTATCCACAGTATCACTCTCCTTTAGAATATATTTACCCAAATATCATTAAATATAACTAAATTAGTGAGATATAAAATAAATAAAACACTATTACAAAATATGGAATTATAGTATAATATAAATTAAATATGTTATATATTGAGGGTAGGTGAGAAGATGAATGAGTTAGAAATAAAATATAATTTGGAAAGTCCACAAGAAAAAAACTCGAAAATTCTCATTAGTATAAACAATGTATTAGAAGAAAAATTAATGTTTAAATACATGGTAGGCTTAAATGGAATTTGGAGTACTTTAAAAGATTTTAGTGAGACGACTAGTGTTGAATGGGTGCCAGAAGAAGAGGGTAAATACATAATAATGGTACAAGCTCGTAAAGGAGATAGTCAAAAAAGCTTTGATTATGTATCAAGAGAAAATTATATAATAGGAAAAGTTGAAGAAAAATTAATAAATAATATAGGTTTAGATAAATATAAACTTAATTTGGGAGAGAAAGTTAATTTATTTGTAAATACAAATAAACTTCCACTTATGTTTAGGTATTGGTTAAAAATAGATGATAAGTGGGAAATTATAAAAGATTATTCACCAGACAATACGCTTTCTTGGACAATAAAGTTTGAAGGAAAAGGTGAAATGTTAGTAGAATGTAAAAATATTGATTCTCAAAACAATTATGATGACTTTCAAACTGTAGAATTTGATGTAATGGATTTGAAGAAAGTAGAGATACAGGATTTTAATTCGGTTAATTTAGATTTGATAGAAGGTAATGAACTTACATTTAAGGTAGAAACATCTCATGAAGAAGGAAGAAACATACTTTATAAATTTATTAAAATAAATGGCAATGGTGAAACGGAATGTATTCAAGACTATTCAACAAAAAGAATTGTAAGTTATGTAGAAAGTAAAAGTGGAGAATATAGACTTTTATGCTTAGTTAAGGACATGTATTCAAGTAAAAACTTTGATGATAGGGCTATAATAAATTTTTTTGTAAAGAAGTATAAGGATATTTGTATAAAAACTTTTACTACGGATTTAAATTCTCCACAGTTGTGTGAAACAGTTATAAATTTAAAGGCAGATGTTATTGGAGGAAAAGAACTATTATATAAGTACATTATAGAAGGAAATTGTAATGAGGATTCAGGATATATAAGAACTAATAGTTATGATTGGAAGACCAAGAAACCAGGAAATTATAAAATATATTTATGGGTTAAGGATAAGAGTTCAGAAGAAAAATACGAAGCTTGTGAATGTATTGAATTTACAGTAGATGAAAAAAGTAAAGAACCTGTAAAGATTAATGATGTTATTATGGATAAAAAGCATAAAGTATTGATAAACGAGCCTATAAAGGTAAAAATCAATGCATCTGGAGGAACAGATTTAGAGTTTAGCTTTATAATAAGAAGAGAAAAAAGAGTTTTAGAAACGATTGATTATGATAAAAATAATACTATAACTTTTATGCCTAAAGAAGAAGGAAATTATCAATTTGAAGCTAGGGTAAAGGACAAGTATTCTGATAGAAAATTTGATTGCCATTATGTGTTTAATTTAGAGGTATTTAGATTTATACCTGGAGAAATAGAGTATGTTTTATTTCCTTTAAAAGATTATTATGTAGTTGGAGATAAGGTTATGCTAAATGTAATAACTCAAAATACTAGTAGTATTTTAGTCAATTATGTTTTGAGAATAAATGATCATAAAGTTGAGGAAACAGGATATACAGAGGATAAGAGGTATTCATTTGTGCCAAAATGTAGTGGTTCATATACTGTAGAAATGTATGCTAAAAATAAAGAAAGTAATAGGATATTTGATTGTAAAAAGTGCATTTTAGTAAAAATTCATGAAGCACTTCCAGTGACTAATACAAAAATAATTTGTGATAGAACAAAATTTTTATGCAATGATTCAGCAACTTTTACTGTTAAAAGCGAAGGTGGAAAAGATGTTCTATATGAATTTTTTATAATGGAAAAAGGAGAGTGGACTTTAGTTCAAAATTACAGTAAAAAGAATTATTATACGTTTATACCATTTAGTAAAGGTCAATATAAAATACTAGTTTTAGCTAAAAGCCAATATCATAAGGGATCTTATGAAGACTATGATATGATAGACTTTTTTGCAGAGTAGTGTATTTTTAATGGTATTTAAGTTATATTAAATTTCTAAAGTTTTACTAAAGTATTACGATAAAATTAATCAAGGTATATTTTAAGGGTTGGTGAGAAAATGAATGTTGATAACAATAAAAAGGTAGAACAACTTGTACAAGCTCAACTTATGACTCAAATTTTTAAAAGTGCTTTTGGAGATTCAGATTCGTTTGGACTTATTTTAGAAAGCTTAACTAAAGCATTTAGTGATAGTAATGGAAATATGGATTTCAGTAAGTTGGCCTTGGGAGAAACTGATTTAAGTAAACTTGGCTATGGAGCGGGGGAAAGACTTAATTCTATATATAAAGATTTAAAAAGTGATATAAAAAGCAGTAATTTAACTATAAATGAAGCAGTAAGAAAAGCTTCTCAAAAATATGGTGTTGATAGTAATTTAATAATGGCAGTAATAAAACAGGAATCAGATTTTAATCCTAATTCCGTTTCAGAGGCTGGAGCAGAAGGTCTTATGCAGTTAATGCCTGGTACAGCTAGTGAACTTGGAGTTTCAAATCCTTACAATATAGAAGAAAATGTAGATGGTGGTACAAGATATTTAAGGTCTTTACTTAATATGTATGCAGATAATAAGCAATTAGCTTTAGCTGCTTATAACGCAGGTCCGGGAACTTTACAAAATAGAGGAGTATCAAATGTTTCAGGAATATCCAGACTCCCTTATGAAACAAGAGATTATGTAAATAAGGTTATGAAATATTATTCAGGAAAATAAACTTAAAAACAGTCTTAAAAATAGGCTGTTTTTAT harbors:
- a CDS encoding lytic transglycosylase domain-containing protein, with protein sequence MNVDNNKKVEQLVQAQLMTQIFKSAFGDSDSFGLILESLTKAFSDSNGNMDFSKLALGETDLSKLGYGAGERLNSIYKDLKSDIKSSNLTINEAVRKASQKYGVDSNLIMAVIKQESDFNPNSVSEAGAEGLMQLMPGTASELGVSNPYNIEENVDGGTRYLRSLLNMYADNKQLALAAYNAGPGTLQNRGVSNVSGISRLPYETRDYVNKVMKYYSGK
- a CDS encoding PocR ligand-binding domain-containing protein — encoded protein: MIKIINGIDVDLEALEIKDVIEIDLLQKFQDNFAESMNIASVTVDMNGKPVTKPSSYTDFCMKFTHSTKVGDDRCAESHRRGGEEAARTKKPYIYTCHAGLIDFAAPILIDGKQIGTILGGQILTSSPDESRFRKTANEIGVNENGYVEAVSKVKVTTERSVKAAAEVLYIVANALSKIGYEELKIRDMSQVLSDNFNQISATMEELSASSVNVTNNQHTLSEEIVNVKSISVEINTILDSIKSIADQTKMLGLNAAIEAARAGEVGRGFGVVATEIRSLSQNSKETALKISELTNKIENSVDKTIESSGATLETTEQQSAAIQEVTANLQQVTELIDKLNRLANSHK
- a CDS encoding triple tyrosine motif-containing protein, whose product is MNELEIKYNLESPQEKNSKILISINNVLEEKLMFKYMVGLNGIWSTLKDFSETTSVEWVPEEEGKYIIMVQARKGDSQKSFDYVSRENYIIGKVEEKLINNIGLDKYKLNLGEKVNLFVNTNKLPLMFRYWLKIDDKWEIIKDYSPDNTLSWTIKFEGKGEMLVECKNIDSQNNYDDFQTVEFDVMDLKKVEIQDFNSVNLDLIEGNELTFKVETSHEEGRNILYKFIKINGNGETECIQDYSTKRIVSYVESKSGEYRLLCLVKDMYSSKNFDDRAIINFFVKKYKDICIKTFTTDLNSPQLCETVINLKADVIGGKELLYKYIIEGNCNEDSGYIRTNSYDWKTKKPGNYKIYLWVKDKSSEEKYEACECIEFTVDEKSKEPVKINDVIMDKKHKVLINEPIKVKINASGGTDLEFSFIIRREKRVLETIDYDKNNTITFMPKEEGNYQFEARVKDKYSDRKFDCHYVFNLEVFRFIPGEIEYVLFPLKDYYVVGDKVMLNVITQNTSSILVNYVLRINDHKVEETGYTEDKRYSFVPKCSGSYTVEMYAKNKESNRIFDCKKCILVKIHEALPVTNTKIICDRTKFLCNDSATFTVKSEGGKDVLYEFFIMEKGEWTLVQNYSKKNYYTFIPFSKGQYKILVLAKSQYHKGSYEDYDMIDFFAE
- a CDS encoding YaiI/YqxD family protein; the encoded protein is MRIIVDADACPGRHIIEKAAKENSIDVIMYCDISHVITSDYSTVKYVDKGFQSVDVALTNAAKKYDIIVTQDYGVAAMALGKKAYAISPKGYIYDDNNIDKLLFERHISAKVRRNGGKTSNPKKRTKIDDERLYKNLIKLIKDNLEEGTW
- a CDS encoding glucose-6-phosphate isomerase, with amino-acid sequence MSRNLTLDLSKTMPYLQEHEIQSLQAFVNSAHKMLHEGTGAGSDFLGWVDLPVNYDKEEFERIKKAAEKIKKNSDALIVIGIGGSYLGARAAIEMLSHTFSTSISKDKRKSPAIFYVGNNISSTYMADLLEAIDGMDISINVISKSGTTTEPAIAFRIFKDLLEKKYGKEEARERIFATTDKAKGALKTLADVEGYETFVIPDNVGGRFSVLTPVGLLPIAAAGINIDEMLQGAADAREQYSSSDINKNIAYKYAATRSALYAKGKTTEMLVNFEPCLHYFGEWWKQLFGESEGKDNKGIFPAAADFSTDLHSMGQYIQEGLRVLTETFINIEKPRKNVIIEENKDNLDGLNFLAKKSMDFVNQQAFRGTILAHSDGNVPAMVVNVPELTPYYFGNMVYFFEKACGISGYLLGVNPFNQPGVEAYKKNMFALLGKPGYENMKAELEQRL